DNA from Candidatus Omnitrophota bacterium:
CGGGCTGACCTACAAGCCGGGCCAAATCGCCGTTTCCTGCGGAGCCAAACATTCCCTTTACAACGTGATCCAGGTCTTGGTCGACGACGGGGACGAGGTCATCATTCCGGCCCCGTACTGGGTGAGCTATCCGGAAATGGTCAAGGCCGCCGGCGGCGTCAACCGTTTTGTTCAAACTTCCCGCGAGAATAATTTCAAGATCACCGCAGAGCAGCTGGACGGCAGTATCACGAAAAAGACAAAACTCTTCCTCCTCAACTCGCCGTCTAACCCGACCGGCGTTTTATATTCCCAAAAAGAGATCACAGCCCTCGCCGAAGTATGCGCCAAGAACAGGATTTATGTTTTAAGCGACGAGATATATGAAAAGCTGGTTTACGACGGCGAAACCTTCACATCGATCGGCGCCCTGGGCAAGGAGATTTTCGATCTGACGATCACGGTCAACGGCGTGTCCAAGGCCTACGCCATGACCGGCTGGCGTATCGGTTACGCGGCCGGACCGGCGGAGATCATGGATTACGTGAAAAAATTCCAGGACCACTCCACGTCCAACCCCACGTCCATCAGCCAGGTGGCCGCCCTGCAGGCGCTGAAGGCCCCGGAAGACAGCGTGGTGGCCATGCGCAACGAGTTTCAGAAGCGGCGTGACGCGATGATGAAGGCTGTGGGAGCCATCCCGCAGATTTCTTATGTGCGTCCCGGCGGTGCCTTTTATCTGTTCTGCGATTTTTCCTCGGTCGGGAACACGGAGGCCATCGCCAAGCGCATTTTGGATGACGTCAACGTCGCCGTCATCCCCGGCGACGGCTTCGGCGCCCCCGGATGGATCCGTTTGAGCTTTTCCACGTCCATGGACCGGATCCAGGAAGGCGTCAGGCGCATCGACGGGTGGATCAAAAATATCAAGGCCAAGATTTAAAAAGACTCAGCCGGACCGGGCGCGACCCCTTTCGGCAACCCCAGAGAGGCTAAGATGGAACTCCGAGATCTCCTGCTGATGTCTATTCAGAAACGCGCCTCAGACCTCCACCTGACCTACGATACCCCTCCCGTCCTGAGAATCGACGGCCGCCTTACCCTGGCCGGCAAGGAAACTTTAAGCCGCGAAGCCCTCAAAAAGATGATTTACGGAATTTTGACCGACAGCCAGAAGGAAAAGTTCGAGCAGGACAAGGAACTGGATTT
Protein-coding regions in this window:
- a CDS encoding pyridoxal phosphate-dependent aminotransferase, translating into MQTSALKVNRRIRDLIGSSTLAITARAKELKAQGRDVVNFAGGEPDFDTPEPIKQAAIEAIKSGFTKYTPSTGTQELRDAISAKFQKDNGLTYKPGQIAVSCGAKHSLYNVIQVLVDDGDEVIIPAPYWVSYPEMVKAAGGVNRFVQTSRENNFKITAEQLDGSITKKTKLFLLNSPSNPTGVLYSQKEITALAEVCAKNRIYVLSDEIYEKLVYDGETFTSIGALGKEIFDLTITVNGVSKAYAMTGWRIGYAAGPAEIMDYVKKFQDHSTSNPTSISQVAALQALKAPEDSVVAMRNEFQKRRDAMMKAVGAIPQISYVRPGGAFYLFCDFSSVGNTEAIAKRILDDVNVAVIPGDGFGAPGWIRLSFSTSMDRIQEGVRRIDGWIKNIKAKI